The window GGCTGGCAACACATACACAGTGTCCAGACAGGTAAAACCCACAAACGAAAACAACTATATATCAGAGAGGTTAAACTCCAAAAACTaacgcaaaaaataaaaaataaaaaacaaaaaaaaaacaaaaaaaaacaaaaaaaaaactataactATACATAGCGGGTCTCACACAGACACCATAAACAGAAGGAACCCCCCTATACACTTGACCACTTGATCCTCTTTCAGCTCCAGTAAACACGATGTATTGAAATTTCATTAGACAGATTAGAAGAGTTCCTCTTCATATTATGAATGATGAGCATTTAGCACTGCCCGATATACCATGTCAATGAATTGGTCGTCCTGTTATGGAAATAAAGGCATGAAAAGACCAGAAGAGAGCATATCAAATCAAGGCTTGTAACAGGAAAGAATAAGCACACGAATAATTGGAataggaaaataaaaaaaaaaagacataaaCATTACCAGCAACTCTATCAAGAATAGAATAACCCATGAGATTAGAACGCTACTACAATAGCCCCTCAACTACTAGAGGAGTCGCTCACTAGTTCACAATAACTGAATTCAGAACCTTTTCATTGTTCCTGCATCTCAAATTCTTAGAACTATATATTTTGTTCAGCATGCTTGTATTTTACAGCCGAGCTTTTATCTGTTCCCCTGCAAAATTCTGTGGTTTTGGTAGAGCACAAGGAGCTAATTAGACATTCTTCTTAAAAGCCAACAAATTTATGGTTTCCTCTATGGTTTTAAGGATTATCAATGGACTGTCACTATCAAATTGCACAGCAGTTAGAAAGCTTTAGCCATTATATTTTGCTACTGTTTGGGTCCACAAGCAAGCACATAGATTGCTTTTATGAAAGATGCTTTTTATTCAATTCTGTTCATTCCTGTATTAttgacactattttctttcttgaaTGTTGACCAATCTTTCCTCCCTCCCTCCCTATTGGAGTGGTAAAGGACAAAGACAACGATATCATGCTGATATGTAGCGCCATGTCAGTAATATTATTATTTCACCAGCCACAAAGTGAATCGTTTCAGACCTAGTACCTAAAAACTGCTAGTTGACCAATGATTTCATGCAGAAAGGAACTTGACATTTTTACAGATTGATATTCATTTTCTCGTATCAAGAATCCTGGAATCAATTTTAACAGGCTTTTCAAAGCATCTGAATTGAGAGTTAATCCCGCTGTAAGCAAGTATTAACCTATTACAGAAATGCAAACATGCTTTAACAGTACCAATAAAATAGGACCATATATAATAGGGAAAAATCTGATGAGGAGGAATTCACAAATAAATACATATGATATGGAAAATCTTGATAGTGGAATAAGGAGTTTCATAAAGAAACACAAGGTCATCTATCTTTTGATTTCCTTAAAGCAAAATGCACAAACTATTATACAAAATACCAACTATCTTATGTTTGTACTACTTGGTACTCACTAAATGCGTTTGAAGGTCTATGCAGCCATGCAAATTATTCCAGACAACTTCCTCTCCTATTATCATATGTTTGTGCTACTTGCACCCTCTTCAGCTCTTCTTGATGTGATTATTTCTAATCTTGTCCAATTTTGTATGACGCACATCCATCTTAACATCTACATTTATACGACACTTATCCAGTGAAGAAGCCCATATTCATTCATACATAACATTGCTGTACTCAGAGACATTCTACACACATAAAGCTCCTGTATCACTTCTCCATCTTTCATGTCATTCTCTTGGAAGACGGAGCCTAGGGAACTGAAATTTCTGCATTTAGTCAACACAGACCCCTTCAATGTGACTTCAGTTATTGTTCTTCTTGTGAAGACTAAATTTCCAATATTATTATTTACCTTACTTCTATTTATGATAAATCCCTCATTCTCTAGAGTGCCTCTCCTAGTACCAGGTTTTAGTTTACCCCCTCGCTGGTTTCCTCAATTAACATGATATCATCAACGAATAATATGCACCATCAAACCCCATTTTGTAGTTACCTAATCCATACTTTGGTAAAGAAAACCAGGCTCAATGAAGATCCAAAACGTAAAGTCACAATTATGGTGAACTCCTTTGTATCTCCTCCGATTGTTCTCACACTTGTGAtctaggggtggcaaacgggcaGGGCGAGTCGGATATGGACATGTCAAAACGGGTAATGCAAAAATGGTTGAATTACCGACCCGACCTATATTTAATACAGATAGaaaatgggttaaccggcggataatatggatatccatattatccatggctttttgaatatgatcacttttgggagaattcctaatcTCCCAAACTTGAGAAACCCCCAGTTTGAgtttttacaaatgtaaaagttaaaaccattagttatccattttttaagtagataatatggttcttatccatatttgacccatttttaaaaagttcattatccaacacaATTTTTTAGTGTATAATATGGATAGCTAACTATTTTTTCtatccattttgccaccactactTGTGACTGTCACGTCATACATATCCTTTTTCGTGAATAAACAGTTTAAAAAATATGTAACCAATCAACACTTTAGTGTTATGTGGTGTAAATTTCCAATTAGCTAGTCAAATGTCCAATGCAAGAGCAACCAGATGCTAACAGGTTCACAGATACaccatatatacacacacacacacacacacacacacacacacacacacacacacataaaggTATAAATATAGACATCCTACACTGCTTAAATGTCATCATCCTTCTCAGTGGAATGGCATCCAGATATGCCTCCAGATGAAAGCTTATGACATGTAGAATGAGAGGAAACGAGAGAAGCTACAAAAACCAAGTCCTAAAAGTGATTGCTGAGTATTCTTACTGACATTCACAATGTGGTTTGTTCCACATATAGCTATGCAAGTTACAACGATTGTTTTCCTTTAGTATACCCACTCAGCAGAGCGCTTAACCTTGCGATACCAATCTCTCATTACAAGGACAAAAGTAATAAACTGTAGATTACTAAAAGTTGAATGTGTTCATCTTCAAAAGTTATGGTGAGGTTGTGGTGGGGTGGtaagtacccctttatccttaaccagaggtctcacGTTCGACCCTTGAAAATGGAGTCGCCTTTTGATACGAACCGGTCCAGCGACCACCGTACACGTGAGCCACGTACGCAAGCATGTAGACCTAGGCCATGCTTGCGACAATTGAAATACTTGGGCTTCAAGTTTTCCCTTTAAGGCATAATAGTTAGGCCCATTAAGGGGTACTTATGTCTTTCTCTACCTTATCTAGATCTAGATTAGGATGAGTTCATTTGTAGAGAGCTGGATTTTGGATAatagaagaattaccttgttggGTAAGGTTTTGGGGATTGTTCCCTAGTTTCTCTCTTTGAACCTCTCTTGGATTAATCCAATGTGTGGATTTCCATGTATGAGTTCACCTCTCTTCTCCCATGGATTTATTCTAGTAATTAAATTATAGTTAAATTGTTAGTTTATCCCTTCTTTTTCTAAGTCTCTTCCCCCTCCTTTTCTATTTCTAGATCTATCCTTGCTATCTTATCTTATTATTTGATTGTTTATCAATTTCTTGCTTCCATGTATTTTAATTTGTATCATTTTAGTAGAGAACGCTTTTAACCCCCCAACCCCACCAAAAAAAAAACCTCCCAAAGGTGGGACTTTCCGGCGAAGGGGCCCCAAGCTGGGTACTGGACAGCGGGTGGGGAAAAAAAACTTAATGTCTTCAAGAATGTTTAACATAGCAAACTAACCAAGGAATTCAGGAAAACATACCTGAACAAGCATTAGAAGTGCTTCCCGCACTTTGTCTCTGCTAACAACAGGTCCATAGTTTGGGGTAGGAGCAGAAGCAGGAGTGAGAGATGGAGGAGGAGTCGGCGGAGGAAATGGTTGAAGCAAAGGAGCTCCATAAGGGCGTTGGAGATTCCCAAGCGGAAGAAGTGGAGGAGCAGTGGGCACAGATGAAGAAACGGCAGGCATCAGCGGAGAAGAGGCAGTTGGAGGACCAAAAAATGATGATGGCTTCACAAGATTTGAAGACCATTTAGCACTGCTGTCTGATTCAGATGCATCAAGGAGGGGCCTCAAAAGGGAAGAAGTTGAAAGAGGCGGAGATTGAATCAGGGCAGGTGCTGAAGAGGGAGGAACAGCAGCAGGAGGACGAGGAGGAGGCAGGACCGGTGAAGATGAGTGGTATAGCTGCCCTGGAACTGTAGTACTCGGAGCATTCCCAATTGTCATAGCATTCTGCAAAAGAAAAGCACAAATTTAATCAAGATGAGACAACATAGTAAAAATCAAAATTTCCAGCTAGTTCTCTTTTAAGAAGTATTTATTATGTACTTTATGGTTTTTTCCCTTACCAACATACATCATTAACTGGTGGCTGGatttctaattaatatttttaaggaaATTCCTGCACAGAGCAAGCTTGGACCATTTCTTCTTTTTTACTTGACCCTATCATGGCCTGTGTTCAAGTCCTAGTACTCCTTGAGACTTCATCCAAGTCATTACCTAGAGTGTAAACAGTGTTCTAcccttgtatatatattttttaaaataacgGAGGTGTTCGGCCAGCTTGCTCATCTCAACTAATTCCACgaatacctgctacctcccacagCACAGGTACCGAGTAGCTCTGTCCACCATGGCTTAGACAGATGGGAAGAAATAACCTAGTATTTTTGTCTCCACTGGGATTTgacctgagacctcatggttctccaCCAACTTCATTGACTACTAAGCTACACCCTTGGGTGCTTTAATTTTTAAACACAAACATGCAGCTTCCAAGTACCTATATACCTTGTATATTGGGGTCAAATATGAAATAACAGGTTTAGCTTGAAAATGCACAAGAGTAGCCATCACGTGTTCGACTAACATATTGAATGCATATTATATATACCCCACTAATACTAAAGAAAAGTTGTTCTACACAAAACTAAAGATCTGAAAACAAATGCCTAACAAGAGTAATTGAAGATCTTCAAAAGGCACCGACACAATAACAAcgacgacccagtaaaatcccactagtggggtctggggagggtagagtgtacgcagaccttacccctaccccgagggagtagagaggttgtttccgaaagaccctcggctcaagaagacgaaaagagaaaagagacaatatatcagtatCATCAACAGAAACCAAAGGaataataacaatatcaaaaGGCACCGACACATGGAAAAGATATTCCTCAGTAAGATATCTTGCACAACAGACACGAGATATTGGAAGAAGAGCAAAGAGAAGGGAGAATAAAAAAGCATACACTGAAGAAGTTCAAAAAGGCATTTTCCTCAGGGAGATGCGGAGCATTTGAGGCAGTAGATGACGATGGCTCTAGAGGACCATCAATTACAGCCATGGTTGGAACTGCTTCCAGCTCTTCAAATTCACTGTAGTAAAATTGCAGATAACCAAAAGTTCCTTTCAGAAACCGATTAACAGCAACTGGCATCAGTCAAAAGAATTTGAGCAAATGGCTAGCAGAGTGAAAGAGATTACTCCAAAAAGTTAACATGGAGGTAAAGTTGACCTAAAACATTTCCTTCTTCACCTTGTGGTTCATTACTTAACCTACCACCCTGGTTGCTTCAACCAAATATCAGGTCATTCATCAAGTTAATCAGACAGGTAAGCATCGAGTGAGAAGCAGACATGTCTACCCACTAACTAGCACTTCTCCCAAAACCAGGCAGCTTACTTGCGGTAAGAAATTCTACTATTTGAAGAGTTGACTTGAGAATTGAAACAGTATCTGATTGACCAAGTCCCTTCATCTGGATGTCATCAACATTTATCTATTATGCACCTTTTCAGTAAGATGTAACTTAGGCGCAACTCTTCAAATGTCAAGATGAAATACAATAATCGATATAAAGGTCAAGAAATCTATCATGAAAAGCATTATTGTAAAAATGCTGAAGTTGCAATTGTAAAAATGCTGAAGTTGTTTTAATACCCTAacatcttaaatttttatttttatttggaaaAGCTCGCTAGAAGTATCTTAATTCCAGTAAGCATGAAATGAAATACCTTTTTGTCAGTGGTACTTTTGACTTGGTAGGCACCTTGGAATATGCACCGAGTATCCTGATCACCAGCAAACACTAAATTGATTGACAGGTTTAAAAAGTTAATCATCAAAGAGAAAATGCATGAGACGATCCGAAAGGTACTTCTTTTAATCCCTTTGCTTCTCATTAGCTGGTTGTACAATTTAGTTAACTAGTATGCTGTTGGAAATGCTGGTTTGCAACACTAGGCACCAATGCTCCATGCATTCTCAGTTCCATATAATCTTCAGTTAACAATTGAACTTAACTTTATGAACTACAGTTTCTTCAAAGCATCAAGTAGggctttaaaatattttaaatttattttctgcAACTACGCTATGACCTATTAGACATTAGCTTATACACTGGACTGTTTATAAGTAACAATTTTTCCACTATATCTTAGAATCATCTAGTAACCACAGATATTTCCACATATGCATTCCCCAAATCAAGATCAGAAGCATTAACAATTGAGTCCTTCAAATGCTGCATCATGCAAATTTAACTACCTTTTGTCCTAGAATTAACACCCTATACATTTTGAAACCAAAAAGACAACCCAAGGCAAAAGAGAAAAGAGGGTGGGGAAGAAAGGGAGCATTTCTGGAGAGAAAAGCTGTGAAATATTACCTGTCAAAGAGATTTGCAACTTCTTCACATTCACGCTGATTATAAAACCATATCCCATTTACTTCTTGGGAAGCATTTCGATACAACAAATATGGAACCTGGACCTCATACTCAAAATCCCCCAGGAGATCCTCCACCAAATTATCTGCACACAGGAATGAACTCTTTGTAAGGCACAGAAATTGAACAAACGTACTCACGCTGAAGGCAAACTCACAAACTTTCTATTGCAACTTATCAGTAAATATGAAATTCATATGAGAAGCTTTACACACCAAATCTCATTTCTGCATGACTCGTAGAATTGGACCCCAGAGTTTAGTGTCAAGACAGAGGCACTAATAGCAAAGTGTTGAGCATTGTTTCAACTAAAGCTTAGTGGTGAAGCCACATGTAGAAAGGGCAAAGGAGGCTTGTCGAACCAAATCTCTCGTGTCTGTCAATTACCTCAGAACATGCAAATGTGAAAAGGATACTtggttttctttcttttattaacTAAGTTAGAAAGAGTCCTCAGTGTTGTGCACATTCCTTCTCGTTTATTGAGTAATAATACATTGAATTGTTATTTCCATCTGCCAGAATATATATTATGTGGACAGGGTTTAGTAATTTGATAACTAATTAGTCAACACGCAAGCCAGAAATTTTATTAAGAATATGAGTGACTTCAGGTATCCAATTTTATCAAATGAGAAGTTATTTGCCCACTATTGGTGCGAGTTGTAAGAACTCTTGGTCTTGAGTCGAACCGGGGCATCATTTCATTCTCGTAACACTAATAAGCTTACCACGAGACCAGACCCCCCCTCCCCTTCTCCTCGTAGTAGGCATTTTATGTTCTAAGACGGCGCCTCTTATTCAAAGATAGTCCAACTGCATTCTTTTCTCCTGCTTATTCAATTAACATTCTGTGGATCTGTACTGACATCCaattaaatgacttcaaaagGAAAGGCCAGCCTTCATATTAAAAATTCACATCTGAGTGAAG is drawn from Nicotiana tabacum cultivar K326 chromosome 22, ASM71507v2, whole genome shotgun sequence and contains these coding sequences:
- the LOC107802058 gene encoding mRNA-decapping enzyme-like protein — translated: MSQNGKLMPNLDQNSTKLLNLTVLQRIDPFIEEILITAAHVTFYEFNIDNSQWSRKDVEGSLFVVKRSSQPRFQFIVMNRRNTDNLVEDLLGDFEYEVQVPYLLYRNASQEVNGIWFYNQRECEEVANLFDRILGAYSKVPTKSKVPLTKSEFEELEAVPTMAVIDGPLEPSSSTASNAPHLPEENAFLNFFSNAMTIGNAPSTTVPGQLYHSSSPVLPPPRPPAAVPPSSAPALIQSPPLSTSSLLRPLLDASESDSSAKWSSNLVKPSSFFGPPTASSPLMPAVSSSVPTAPPLLPLGNLQRPYGAPLLQPFPPPTPPPSLTPASAPTPNYGPVVSRDKVREALLMLVQDDQFIDMVYRAVLNAHHS